One window of Oscillibacter hominis genomic DNA carries:
- a CDS encoding ABC transporter ATP-binding protein, with product MEEEYVVQMKGITKVYPNGIAANQNVDFSVRRGEIHALMGENGAGKSTLMKMLFGLEQPTEGEIRVNGEKVSLTSPTAAISKGIGMVHQHFMLVPSLTVAENMVLGMVPKKSGLFIDRRRATEITREYSEKFNLHVDPDAKVMDIPVGMKQKVEILKALVRGAKILILDEPTAVLTTQETSELFKELIHLKDQGYTIIFISHKLNEIMQITDRLTIMRAGKSMGVYQTRDVTPEKISRLMVGRDVVLKVEKEKARPGDTVLRVRDVEYVNEWGKKMLDKVSFDLRKGEILGIAGVEGNGQKELVDMLFHLNTPNSGSIEVNGTSILGLSQGRIRELGVSLVPEDRMLYGIAGGGTIEENLIADRCSAKRLNRGPLFNMKAIHEESDRLIGDYTVLCKSRAQQVKMLSGGNIQKVVVAREFSNSPALIIADQPTRGIDVGATEFIRRKLVELSRSGIAVLLVSADLNEVMELSDSLIVMYGGKIAAYFEDTDALNDEIMGEYMLGLQHQPSEQIGRVCHE from the coding sequence ATGGAAGAAGAGTATGTCGTCCAGATGAAGGGGATCACCAAGGTGTACCCCAACGGCATTGCCGCCAATCAGAATGTGGATTTTTCCGTCCGCAGGGGTGAAATCCATGCGCTGATGGGCGAAAACGGAGCGGGAAAATCCACACTGATGAAAATGCTCTTTGGCCTGGAGCAGCCCACGGAGGGCGAAATCCGGGTCAACGGCGAAAAGGTCAGCCTCACCTCCCCCACCGCGGCGATCTCCAAGGGGATCGGCATGGTGCACCAGCACTTCATGCTGGTGCCCAGCCTGACGGTGGCGGAAAACATGGTGCTGGGCATGGTTCCCAAAAAATCCGGCCTGTTCATTGACCGCAGGCGGGCCACTGAAATCACCCGGGAATACTCAGAAAAGTTCAACCTCCACGTGGATCCGGACGCCAAGGTCATGGACATCCCCGTGGGCATGAAGCAAAAGGTGGAAATCCTCAAGGCGCTGGTCCGCGGCGCCAAAATCCTCATCCTGGACGAACCCACCGCCGTCCTCACAACCCAAGAGACCTCTGAGCTCTTCAAAGAGCTGATTCACCTGAAAGATCAGGGATATACAATCATCTTCATCTCCCACAAGCTCAACGAGATCATGCAGATCACCGACCGGCTGACCATCATGCGCGCGGGTAAGTCCATGGGCGTCTATCAGACGCGGGACGTGACGCCGGAGAAAATCTCCCGGCTGATGGTGGGCCGGGACGTGGTGCTGAAGGTGGAGAAGGAGAAGGCCAGGCCCGGCGACACCGTGCTGCGGGTGCGGGACGTGGAATACGTGAACGAGTGGGGCAAAAAGATGCTGGATAAGGTGTCTTTTGACCTGCGAAAGGGCGAGATCTTAGGCATCGCCGGCGTGGAGGGCAACGGCCAGAAGGAGCTGGTGGATATGCTCTTCCATCTGAACACGCCCAACTCCGGCTCCATCGAGGTCAACGGGACCTCCATCCTGGGCCTCTCCCAGGGGCGGATCCGGGAACTTGGCGTCTCCCTGGTGCCGGAGGACCGGATGCTCTACGGCATTGCCGGCGGCGGCACCATCGAGGAGAACCTGATCGCCGACCGGTGCAGCGCCAAACGCCTCAACCGCGGCCCCCTGTTCAATATGAAGGCCATCCACGAGGAGTCGGACCGGCTGATCGGCGACTACACCGTGCTCTGCAAGTCCCGGGCCCAGCAGGTAAAAATGCTCTCCGGCGGCAACATCCAAAAGGTGGTGGTGGCCCGGGAGTTCTCCAACTCCCCGGCGCTGATCATCGCCGACCAGCCCACCCGGGGCATCGACGTGGGCGCCACGGAGTTCATCCGCCGCAAGCTGGTGGAGCTGTCCCGCTCCGGCATCGCGGTGCTGCTGGTCAGCGCCGACCTCAATGAGGTCATGGAGCTTTCGGACAGCCTGATTGTCATGTACGGCGGGAAAATCGCCGCCTATTTCGAGGATACGGACGCGCTGAACGACGAGATCATGGGCGAGTACATGCTGGGTCTTCAGCACCAGCCGTCCGAGCAGATCGGGAGGGTGTGCCATGAGTAA
- a CDS encoding BMP family lipoprotein, with the protein MKKVFALLLALAMSLSLAACGGTGSGSGSGSSAAGSGSASSSGESGGKVYNVCNLVNGNLGDKSFFDSAESGLAELKAAGRIEYKTIEMGGTDEDQPSWLSTLYEVSESGEYDLIVCGTYQMPEYLDEVAAQYPDQKYLIYDSESSQPNVVNINYKQNDMGYLVGVFAANMTTDTNLEKINEDAVIGFVGGVDSPVINDFLYGFILGAQSVNADVKVDTRYTNDYVDTAIAKEYGLSMINDNKCDIIWGVAGNAGNGAAEAALESGKAWFIGVDSDQELTLSSDLAAITLTSGLKNIGNSLVWFFDQWDAGEDLFGQNILLGIAEGGVGIVTDKNFATYASDDTKAAVQAAQDGILAGEITVPTAIGDTSGAVADLREAVRP; encoded by the coding sequence ATGAAAAAGGTATTTGCATTGCTTCTTGCCCTTGCCATGTCGCTGTCTCTTGCGGCCTGCGGCGGCACCGGCTCCGGCAGTGGAAGCGGCTCCTCGGCGGCAGGCAGCGGAAGCGCTTCCTCTTCCGGAGAGAGCGGCGGAAAGGTCTACAATGTCTGCAACCTGGTCAACGGCAATCTGGGCGACAAGTCTTTCTTTGACTCCGCCGAGTCCGGCCTGGCCGAGCTGAAGGCGGCAGGCCGCATCGAGTACAAGACCATTGAGATGGGCGGCACCGACGAGGATCAGCCCAGCTGGCTTTCCACCCTGTACGAGGTCTCCGAATCCGGGGAGTACGACCTGATCGTCTGCGGCACCTATCAGATGCCGGAGTACCTGGATGAGGTGGCTGCCCAGTATCCGGATCAGAAGTATCTGATCTACGACTCCGAGTCCAGCCAGCCCAACGTGGTCAACATCAACTACAAGCAGAACGACATGGGCTACCTGGTGGGCGTATTTGCCGCCAACATGACCACGGACACCAACCTGGAAAAGATCAATGAAGACGCGGTGATCGGCTTTGTCGGCGGCGTGGACAGCCCCGTCATCAACGACTTCCTGTACGGCTTCATCCTGGGCGCCCAGAGCGTCAACGCGGATGTGAAGGTGGACACCCGTTACACCAACGACTATGTGGACACCGCCATCGCCAAGGAATACGGCCTGTCCATGATCAACGACAACAAGTGCGACATCATCTGGGGCGTTGCGGGCAACGCCGGCAATGGCGCCGCTGAGGCCGCCCTGGAGAGCGGCAAAGCCTGGTTCATCGGCGTGGACTCCGACCAGGAGCTGACCCTCTCCTCCGACCTGGCCGCCATCACCCTGACCTCCGGGCTGAAGAACATCGGCAATTCCCTGGTGTGGTTCTTTGACCAGTGGGATGCGGGTGAGGACCTGTTCGGGCAGAACATCCTGTTAGGCATCGCCGAGGGCGGCGTTGGCATCGTCACCGACAAGAACTTTGCTACATACGCCTCCGACGACACCAAGGCCGCTGTCCAGGCTGCTCAGGACGGCATCCTGGCCGGCGAGATCACCGTCCCCACCGCCATTGGCGATACCTCCGGCGCTGTGGCGGATCTGCGCGAAGCCGTCCGTCCGTAA
- the add gene encoding adenosine deaminase yields MIRFPKIDLHLHLDGSVEPETIWVLAAQQGVTVGGGSPEGYRRLIAESANCGSVNRYLEMFETPLAVMQDRESLTRVTRELIETLSAQGLCYAEVRFAPQLHTRRGLSQADAVEAVIEGRRQALESRPGIGIGILLCTMCVGPEAANWKENWETAELAGAYLGRGVAGMDLAGAEGIVPLRNFAPLFHRALELGVPCTCHAGDSQGPETVREAMDFGVRRIGHGHRICEDKDLCRRAAAEGIVLEICPTSNIQCRTQPSYRAHPAKALLDMGIAVTINTDNMALAGVSLDTEYGHCLREMGFSEKDLVRMARNAVEGAFLPEAEKTVLRNRLDQAEKSR; encoded by the coding sequence ATGATCCGCTTTCCCAAGATAGACCTGCACCTGCATTTGGACGGCTCCGTGGAGCCGGAGACGATCTGGGTGCTGGCGGCGCAGCAGGGCGTGACGGTGGGCGGCGGCTCGCCGGAGGGATACCGCCGGTTGATCGCGGAGTCCGCCAACTGCGGCAGCGTCAACCGGTATCTTGAGATGTTTGAGACCCCCCTTGCCGTGATGCAGGACCGGGAGAGTCTGACGCGCGTCACCCGGGAGCTGATCGAAACCCTGTCTGCCCAGGGGCTTTGCTATGCGGAGGTGCGCTTCGCGCCCCAGCTCCACACCCGGCGGGGCCTTTCCCAGGCCGATGCGGTGGAGGCCGTGATCGAGGGGCGGCGCCAGGCTCTGGAGTCCCGCCCGGGGATCGGCATCGGCATCCTGCTGTGCACCATGTGCGTGGGGCCGGAGGCGGCCAATTGGAAAGAGAACTGGGAAACAGCGGAGCTGGCCGGGGCCTATCTGGGCCGGGGCGTCGCGGGCATGGACCTGGCCGGGGCCGAGGGGATCGTGCCCCTTAGGAACTTTGCGCCCCTCTTCCACCGGGCCTTGGAGCTGGGCGTGCCCTGCACCTGCCATGCCGGAGACAGCCAGGGACCTGAGACGGTCCGCGAGGCCATGGACTTCGGCGTCCGGCGCATCGGCCACGGCCACCGCATCTGTGAGGACAAAGACCTGTGCCGCAGGGCGGCGGCGGAGGGGATCGTCCTGGAGATCTGCCCCACCAGCAACATCCAGTGCCGCACCCAGCCCTCCTACCGGGCCCATCCGGCCAAGGCGCTGCTGGACATGGGGATTGCCGTAACCATCAACACGGACAACATGGCCCTGGCCGGCGTCAGCCTGGATACGGAGTACGGCCACTGCCTCAGGGAAATGGGCTTTTCAGAGAAGGACCTGGTGCGCATGGCCCGTAACGCCGTGGAAGGGGCCTTTTTGCCGGAGGCGGAGAAAACTGTGCTGAGAAACCGGCTGGATCAGGCGGAGAAGAGCCGCTGA
- a CDS encoding cysteine hydrolase family protein encodes MEEYLFVIDYQNDFVDGALGFPGAETLDGPIARRVRQYGPGRVFFTRDTHGGDYLSTREGRHLPAVHCVKGSAGWELFGETAVALHEVGAQGIDKESFGIDITDPAVAAALPERADRIELCGLVSNICVISNAAVLQSRYPQAQIVVDARLTGSFDPVLNEKTLDVLQGLQVEVLGR; translated from the coding sequence ATGGAAGAGTATCTTTTTGTCATCGACTATCAAAACGACTTTGTGGACGGCGCCCTGGGCTTCCCCGGCGCGGAGACTCTGGACGGCCCCATTGCCCGGCGGGTGCGCCAGTACGGCCCGGGCCGCGTCTTCTTCACCCGGGACACCCATGGTGGCGACTACCTCTCCACCCGGGAGGGCCGCCATCTGCCCGCCGTGCACTGCGTGAAGGGAAGCGCCGGGTGGGAGCTGTTCGGCGAAACGGCGGTTGCCCTGCACGAGGTGGGCGCCCAGGGGATTGACAAAGAATCCTTCGGCATCGACATCACGGACCCGGCTGTGGCGGCGGCGCTGCCGGAGCGGGCCGACCGGATCGAGCTGTGCGGCTTGGTGTCCAACATCTGCGTCATCAGCAACGCCGCAGTGCTCCAAAGCCGCTACCCCCAGGCCCAGATCGTGGTGGATGCCAGGCTGACGGGCAGCTTTGACCCAGTGCTGAATGAAAAGACGCTGGATGTGCTCCAGGGCCTTCAGGTCGAGGTCCTGGGCCGCTGA
- a CDS encoding nucleoside phosphorylase, with translation MLQPHIQLDESLGIRCALLPGDPARVDRIASHLQEVQELAYNREFRSLRGTYRGVPVLALSTGIGGASAAIAVEELRHIGVTAMIRIGSCGALQKEIDLGDLIFACGAIRDDGASRAYADLRYPAVPDDGLLRCCQAAAAEQGWPFHTGLVRSHDSFYIDDQEEVSNRWSALGVLGADMETAALFTVGRLRGVRTASILNNVVLWGRDTAGSIGDYAGGEDRTALGEAREILVALEALYRMEEETR, from the coding sequence ATGCTTCAGCCCCATATTCAATTGGATGAGTCCCTTGGCATCCGCTGCGCCCTGCTGCCCGGCGATCCGGCCAGGGTGGATCGGATCGCATCCCACCTGCAAGAGGTTCAGGAGCTTGCTTACAACCGGGAGTTCCGCAGCCTGCGGGGCACCTACCGCGGCGTGCCGGTGCTGGCCCTTTCCACAGGCATCGGCGGCGCCTCCGCCGCCATCGCCGTGGAGGAGCTGCGCCATATCGGCGTCACGGCCATGATCCGCATCGGCTCCTGCGGCGCGCTGCAAAAAGAGATCGATCTGGGAGACCTGATCTTCGCCTGCGGCGCAATCCGGGACGACGGCGCCTCCCGGGCCTATGCGGATTTGCGCTACCCGGCGGTGCCGGACGACGGGCTGCTGCGCTGCTGCCAGGCCGCTGCGGCGGAGCAGGGCTGGCCCTTTCACACAGGGCTGGTCCGCAGCCACGACAGCTTTTACATCGACGATCAGGAGGAGGTCTCCAACCGCTGGTCCGCCCTGGGCGTATTGGGGGCCGACATGGAGACGGCGGCCCTGTTCACCGTGGGAAGGCTGCGGGGCGTGCGCACCGCGTCCATTCTCAACAATGTGGTGCTGTGGGGCCGGGACACCGCCGGCTCCATTGGGGACTACGCCGGCGGCGAGGACAGGACCGCCCTGGGGGAGGCCAGGGAAATCCTGGTGGCCCTGGAGGCCCTTTATCGAATGGAGGAGGAAACAAGATGA
- a CDS encoding NAD(P)H-dependent oxidoreductase, protein MADAFFAALPDAYEVTRLDLMQEGLGPLVGEYFWERERLIQSGELSHDRFRYARQLARADLVVFAAPFWDLGFPALLKIYIEQVSVDGITFGCDARGLHGLCRAEHCVFLTTRGGCYKAQPELEQGSRYLDALHTFFGFGDYTCVAADGLDSEGVDASAVLEKACRQAQELAMSL, encoded by the coding sequence GTGGCCGACGCGTTTTTTGCCGCGCTGCCGGATGCGTATGAGGTGACGCGGCTGGATTTGATGCAGGAGGGGCTTGGCCCACTTGTCGGCGAGTATTTTTGGGAAAGGGAGCGGCTGATCCAGTCCGGAGAGCTGTCCCATGACCGGTTCCGCTATGCCCGCCAGCTGGCCCGGGCGGATTTGGTGGTGTTTGCCGCGCCCTTCTGGGACTTGGGCTTTCCCGCGCTGCTGAAAATCTACATTGAGCAGGTGTCTGTGGACGGCATCACCTTTGGCTGCGACGCCCGGGGGCTCCACGGGCTGTGCCGGGCGGAGCACTGCGTGTTTCTCACCACCCGGGGCGGATGCTATAAAGCCCAGCCGGAACTGGAGCAGGGCAGCCGGTACCTGGACGCGCTGCACACATTTTTTGGATTCGGAGACTACACCTGCGTGGCGGCGGACGGGCTGGACAGCGAGGGCGTGGACGCGTCCGCAGTGCTTGAGAAGGCCTGCCGCCAGGCGCAGGAGCTGGCGATGTCGCTGTAA
- a CDS encoding sporulation transcriptional regulator SpoIIID, giving the protein MKGNMEERAERLAQYIIENRATVRAAAQKFGISKSTVHKDISERLPLYNRSLFLQVKEVLEVNKAQRHIRGGMATRKKYKGA; this is encoded by the coding sequence TTGAAGGGAAACATGGAGGAGCGGGCCGAGCGCCTCGCTCAATACATTATAGAGAATCGGGCGACGGTCCGCGCCGCCGCCCAGAAGTTCGGCATTTCCAAGTCCACTGTACATAAGGACATCAGCGAACGGCTCCCGCTCTACAACCGGAGCCTGTTCCTTCAGGTCAAGGAGGTTCTTGAGGTCAATAAAGCCCAGCGCCACATCCGGGGCGGGATGGCAACCCGAAAAAAATACAAAGGAGCCTGA
- a CDS encoding LCP family protein: protein MAKRVKKKRHPGRVLLILIFMAAGLVAAAKCLIRPPELHPVDPDGSASSGSVQTSASASMADTSARKPNFYTILVSGEDDENGGSDTNILVAVDAENGAIQCVSIPRDSGAYIKGKARKINYAYNAGGTELLRQTVGDLLGIPVDFYVSVDLRGFVKLVDAVGGVDFEVPINMNYDDPLQDLHIHLSKGMQHLDGKKAMGVVRFRHNNDGTGYGTEDLGRIGTQQAFLKAVAKQVLQPANLAKIGTMAQIFQDYVDTDLSVGNLAWLGQEAFDIGTDNIGFSTLEGVWNDRRALYLVDPEAALTLVNEHFNPYVEPRTAADLNIPT, encoded by the coding sequence ATGGCAAAGAGAGTAAAGAAAAAAAGACATCCCGGCCGGGTGCTGCTGATCCTTATTTTTATGGCCGCCGGACTGGTGGCAGCGGCCAAATGCCTCATCCGCCCGCCGGAGCTGCACCCTGTGGACCCGGATGGGTCGGCCTCCTCCGGCTCCGTCCAGACCTCCGCCTCCGCCTCTATGGCGGACACCTCTGCAAGAAAGCCCAACTTCTATACCATCCTGGTCAGCGGCGAGGACGATGAAAACGGCGGCAGCGATACCAATATCCTGGTGGCGGTGGACGCGGAAAACGGCGCGATCCAGTGCGTCAGCATCCCCCGGGACAGCGGCGCCTACATCAAGGGCAAGGCCCGGAAGATCAACTACGCCTATAACGCCGGCGGGACGGAGCTGCTGCGCCAGACGGTGGGCGATCTGCTGGGTATCCCGGTGGATTTCTACGTGTCGGTGGACCTGCGCGGCTTTGTCAAGCTGGTGGACGCCGTCGGCGGCGTGGATTTCGAAGTGCCCATCAACATGAACTACGACGATCCCCTCCAGGACCTCCATATCCATCTGAGCAAGGGCATGCAGCACCTGGACGGGAAGAAGGCCATGGGCGTGGTGCGCTTCCGCCACAACAACGACGGCACCGGCTACGGGACCGAGGACCTGGGCCGCATTGGAACCCAGCAGGCCTTTTTGAAGGCGGTGGCCAAGCAGGTGCTCCAGCCGGCCAACCTCGCCAAGATCGGCACCATGGCGCAGATTTTCCAGGATTATGTCGACACCGATCTTTCAGTGGGGAACCTGGCCTGGCTGGGCCAGGAGGCCTTTGACATCGGAACGGACAACATCGGCTTTTCCACCCTGGAGGGTGTCTGGAACGACCGGCGCGCGCTCTATCTGGTGGACCCGGAGGCTGCCCTCACCCTGGTGAACGAACACTTTAACCCCTATGTGGAGCCCCGCACGGCAGCGGATCTGAACATCCCCACCTGA
- a CDS encoding S-layer homology domain-containing protein, with protein MKRRLLALLLCAALLCTGTALAAEDSMENFTRVKTYTRQFSDLAPASAHYASVAALYEYGLTVGKGNGTFGVQDSLSVGEAVVFAGRIRSLYRTGDAEAGANGYRSAAGTLEEPYRTYVPYLSYLQAEAVLGSELEGVLDKAATRAQMAHVLAHVLPDSALPSINDQAVTEGYATGRYITDVTEYTPYQPDILKLYKCGILQGSGSTGTFRPASNITRGEAASMLSRMVDESLRLQLDWSAAPDYSAVGTTMADLVPTAQFVANPASAAEIRGNVRSMLASGQRTMSLQYPGNSLTASFVNNLLNSALTNVKSYCEQMYNTVSCTYDLAKGTVTLNFSAASSTASQLSSYRSFSMDRAIEVHDQLWESGEITADMTEYDKARVYYAWVCENCYYDQGASDLSLSHLAYSVFAYGKAVCDGYTGAYNLLLKLEGIQCYGLSNADHIWTVANLDGTDYHIDTTWGDSGAKTDYAYFGMTSAQSWAAHPW; from the coding sequence ATGAAACGGCGTCTTTTGGCCCTGCTGCTCTGCGCCGCGCTGCTTTGTACCGGTACGGCGCTGGCCGCGGAGGACAGCATGGAGAACTTCACCCGGGTGAAGACCTATACCCGCCAGTTCTCCGATCTTGCCCCCGCCTCGGCCCACTATGCCAGCGTAGCGGCCCTCTATGAGTACGGCCTGACGGTGGGCAAAGGGAACGGAACCTTCGGCGTGCAGGACTCCCTGAGCGTCGGGGAGGCCGTGGTCTTTGCCGGACGCATCCGGAGCCTCTACCGCACCGGAGACGCGGAGGCCGGGGCAAATGGGTACCGCTCCGCTGCGGGGACCCTTGAAGAGCCCTACCGGACCTACGTGCCCTATCTTTCATATCTCCAGGCGGAGGCGGTTCTGGGCTCGGAGCTGGAAGGCGTGTTGGACAAGGCCGCCACCCGGGCGCAGATGGCCCATGTGCTGGCCCATGTGCTGCCGGACTCCGCCCTGCCGTCCATCAACGACCAGGCGGTGACGGAAGGGTATGCCACCGGCCGCTACATCACCGATGTGACGGAGTATACCCCTTATCAGCCCGATATCCTCAAGCTCTATAAGTGCGGAATCCTCCAGGGCAGCGGAAGCACCGGAACGTTCCGGCCGGCGTCTAACATCACCCGGGGTGAGGCCGCCTCCATGCTCAGCCGTATGGTGGACGAGTCGCTGCGGCTCCAATTGGATTGGTCGGCGGCCCCGGACTACAGCGCCGTGGGCACCACCATGGCGGACCTGGTGCCCACGGCCCAGTTCGTGGCCAATCCAGCCTCCGCCGCCGAAATCCGGGGCAACGTCCGCTCCATGCTTGCAAGCGGGCAGCGCACCATGAGCCTCCAGTATCCCGGCAACTCCCTGACCGCCTCCTTTGTCAACAACCTGCTCAACTCCGCCCTGACCAATGTGAAGTCCTACTGCGAGCAGATGTACAACACGGTCAGCTGCACCTATGACCTGGCCAAGGGCACGGTCACGCTGAACTTTTCCGCGGCCAGCTCTACGGCGTCCCAGCTGAGCTCCTACCGGAGCTTTTCCATGGACCGGGCCATCGAGGTTCACGACCAGCTGTGGGAGTCCGGAGAGATCACGGCGGACATGACGGAGTATGACAAGGCCAGGGTATACTATGCTTGGGTCTGCGAAAACTGCTATTATGACCAGGGAGCCTCGGACCTCTCCCTCAGCCACCTGGCCTACAGCGTGTTTGCTTATGGCAAGGCGGTCTGCGACGGCTATACAGGGGCCTACAACCTGCTTTTGAAGCTGGAGGGCATCCAGTGCTACGGCCTTTCCAACGCCGACCACATCTGGACGGTGGCGAATCTGGACGGCACGGACTATCACATTGACACCACCTGGGGCGACAGCGGAGCAAAAACGGACTATGCGTATTTCGGCATGACCTCCGCCCAGTCCTGGGCCGCCCACCCGTGGTAA
- a CDS encoding AI-2E family transporter encodes MDKQHSFSFRNVTLLVLGTVALYWGLNHLEVIGKALGTLIGFASPFLIGCGLAFLMNIPMRAVERGLSKVGSGAWVRPVSIVVTLILVLGVISAVVFVVAPQIGTTVASIRDRFPGFIRECEALAAELSKRLPEITVAVNNIGLDLNKLTSELSNWLSSLGKDVLSSSLNLATSVFSGVVTFSIAFVFALYILAGKEKLGRQMVHLMRAYLPGHLVDEVLRVCRLTGDTFSSFFTGQCLEACILGFMFFVAMSIFRFPFALLVAVLVGFTALIPVFGAFIGCVVGAFLILVENPIQALWFIVLFLVLQQVEGNLIYPRVVGSSVGLPPIWVLVAVTIGGSTSGVVGMLLFIPTASVLYALLRQNVRRRLKAQTAQQAPPRPKR; translated from the coding sequence ATGGATAAACAGCACTCCTTTTCCTTTCGGAATGTGACGCTTCTGGTGTTGGGGACCGTGGCGCTCTACTGGGGACTCAATCACCTGGAGGTGATCGGCAAGGCCCTTGGCACGCTGATCGGCTTTGCCTCGCCGTTTCTCATCGGCTGCGGCCTGGCATTTTTGATGAACATTCCCATGCGGGCCGTGGAGCGGGGCCTGAGCAAGGTGGGCAGCGGGGCGTGGGTACGGCCTGTGTCCATCGTAGTGACGCTGATCCTGGTTCTGGGCGTCATCAGCGCCGTGGTCTTTGTGGTGGCGCCCCAGATTGGGACCACCGTCGCCTCCATCCGCGACCGCTTCCCCGGCTTCATCAGGGAGTGCGAGGCATTGGCGGCGGAGCTTTCCAAGCGGCTGCCGGAGATCACCGTGGCGGTGAACAACATCGGGCTGGACCTGAATAAACTGACATCGGAGCTGTCCAACTGGCTTTCCTCCCTGGGGAAGGACGTGCTCTCCTCGTCACTGAATCTGGCCACCTCCGTCTTCTCCGGAGTGGTGACGTTCAGCATTGCCTTTGTTTTCGCGCTCTATATCCTGGCGGGGAAGGAGAAGTTGGGCCGTCAGATGGTCCATCTGATGCGTGCCTACCTCCCCGGACACCTGGTGGACGAGGTGCTCCGGGTCTGCCGGCTGACCGGCGACACCTTCTCCAGCTTTTTCACCGGCCAGTGCCTGGAGGCCTGCATCCTGGGCTTTATGTTCTTTGTGGCCATGAGCATCTTCCGCTTCCCCTTTGCGCTGTTGGTTGCGGTGCTGGTGGGCTTTACCGCCCTGATCCCCGTGTTCGGCGCCTTCATCGGCTGTGTGGTGGGTGCTTTCCTGATCCTGGTGGAAAACCCCATCCAGGCGCTGTGGTTCATTGTGCTCTTCCTGGTGCTCCAGCAGGTGGAGGGGAACCTGATCTATCCCAGGGTGGTGGGCTCCTCCGTGGGGCTTCCCCCCATTTGGGTGCTGGTGGCCGTCACCATCGGCGGCAGCACCTCCGGCGTGGTGGGAATGCTGCTGTTCATTCCCACGGCCTCCGTGCTTTATGCGCTGCTGCGCCAGAACGTCCGCCGCAGGCTGAAGGCCCAGACCGCGCAGCAGGCGCCGCCCAGGCCCAAGCGCTGA
- a CDS encoding YitT family protein codes for MIGSGILAFGLYHVHSFAGVTEGGVLGMTLLLHHWLHLSPAVSGLVMNLACYLLGWRLLGRTFILYSLVAGGGFSLFYAVCERFPPLWPGLMEMPLAAAVVGALFVGVGVGLSVRAGGAPGGDDALAMSISHLTGWSIQRVYLISDLVVLALSLSYIPFARLSYSLLTVVLSGQLIGLVQRIRLPGLTPETQQD; via the coding sequence TTGATCGGAAGCGGGATTCTGGCCTTCGGGCTTTATCATGTGCACTCCTTTGCCGGGGTGACGGAGGGCGGCGTGCTGGGCATGACGCTGCTTCTGCACCACTGGCTGCATCTCTCCCCGGCCGTGTCCGGGCTGGTGATGAACCTTGCCTGCTACCTTTTGGGCTGGCGGCTTTTAGGCAGGACGTTCATTCTGTACTCCCTGGTGGCCGGCGGCGGGTTTTCCCTGTTTTATGCCGTCTGTGAGCGGTTTCCGCCCCTTTGGCCGGGGCTTATGGAGATGCCGCTGGCAGCGGCGGTGGTGGGCGCGCTGTTTGTCGGCGTGGGCGTGGGCCTGAGCGTCCGGGCCGGCGGAGCGCCCGGCGGAGACGACGCCCTGGCCATGAGCATCTCCCACCTCACCGGCTGGAGCATCCAGCGGGTGTACCTCATCAGTGACCTGGTGGTTTTGGCGCTGTCCCTCAGCTATATCCCCTTTGCCCGGCTGTCCTACTCCCTTTTGACCGTGGTGCTTTCCGGCCAGTTGATCGGCCTGGTGCAGCGCATCCGGCTGCCGGGGCTCACCCCGGAGACGCAGCAGGACTGA